The window AACTAACTGGCTTCATACTACAGCCCTTTCCTTGAGATCGGAGCATTTTGAGGAGTTGAGTCGGCGGATAGCCTCTGCCCGATGGGCAAGCTGGTTCCATCGGCTGGATTGTTTGGCTGGGACGTGCTCTAGCAGTTCATAGAGGCAGATATAGCCGTTGTAGGCATGTCTTTTCACGATGCCGTATCTCGCCCATCTGACCAGGGTACATTCGGTGATTCCGAGTTTTGCGCAGGCTTCTGCTTTTGTCAGCATTCCCCGCTCGCGCAGCCGGTCGTAGCGCGAGCGCAGACCATATTGCTTGACGAGATAGATGACGTGCAAGTCGGTGAACTGGGCGTCAGCCTTGCCGCGCCGCGCTGAGCCGCCGGGACGGATTCCCCTTGCATTCAGGATGTCAGCGATTTCGGCGCAGATATGATCGTCGAGAAGCTTGTCGACCAATTCGACCACCTCGGGCCGGGTCTTTACCTGCTGTGCTGAGGTTTTCGGGTTCTGGGTGGTCAATGTTTCGGTCCTTCCGCCTCTGAAGCGGATGTGGATCCGGGTCTCACCCTCGGCCTGGAACTTGAGCAATGTGACGTCTTCGACGAGATAGGCAAGGAGCCGCTTGCGTTCTCGGTTCGGCAAGGTGGGGTCGCACCAGACCGTTTTGAAGTCGGCCGTCATGGCGATCAATCGATCACGGATTGCATCGTCGAGTGTCGCTCGGTCTTGGCGTAGGGCGCTCTCTCGTTCTTCTCGTAGATCAGCCAGCATGCGCAGTTTGTCGTTCCATTCGCGTTCAAGGGTGTCGGCAACCAGACGGTTGTTCGGATCGACCAGCATAAACCGCCGCTGTGCAAGATCGGCATCGATTTGGGCGCGTTCGACGGCACGGAGCCGGAGTTTGTCCGCTTCGTCATAGCGCGCTTCGATTTCTTTTCGGATCTCCAAAGCCAACTCCACGGCGGCGGGCGTCATTTCTGCGGCGATGAGTTCGCCGATCGCCCCGTCGACGGGCCAGCCTGCGATCGACTGGCAGTGAGGCTCACCCCGAGAGACGTAGGCGCGGCTGCAGACGTACCAAGTGTCCACCTGACCGCGCCGGGTGACGTAACGGGCCCTCATGTGACAGCCACACCGCCCGCATATGACGCGCCCCTGCAACAAAGCCGCGCCTTCGCGCGGTGGCGAGATGCGCGCGGTTTGGTAGCCTTGGCCGTTGGCCTCGAGCGCCTTGAGATTGTGCTGGAACTGGTCCCAACTGATATAGCTGGGATGGGCGTCCGGGATGCATGCGAGCCATTCATTGGGCTCACGTTTGCGGATCTGTTTCTTTCCGTCGACGGTTCTGCGGTAAAGCCGCTGGCCATAGGCATAGACGCCCGCGTAACGAGGATTGTGCAGCGTGCGTAAGGCCGCCGATGTGGTCAGGGGTTGGAAGACCACCCGCTTGCTGTTGCGGAACCGGGATGGGAAGAGCAGACCCTCCTTGGCAAACGCCTTGACGGTCTGCGTAGCCGACCCGACCCGTGAGAACGTCTCGAAGAAGTGGGTGATCATCTCCCGGATCTGAGCGTCCGGATCGAGGACCACATCGCCAACCTCATTGTAGATGAAGCCGGTCGGAAGGGGGCAACGATATTCACCGCGGCGTGCTTTGTTGAGAATGCCACCGCGCAACCGGGCTTTGATAACGTGCAACTCGGCCTCGCTCATCGTGCCCTTGAGGCCCAGCAGAAGCCGGTCATTGAAGTTGGCCGGGTCGTACACGCCATCTTCGTCGAGGATGAGTGTGTCGGCCAAAGCGCAGATCTCCAGCAGCCGATGCCAGTCCGCATTGTTTCTGGCGAGGCGGGATACTT of the Mesorhizobium shangrilense genome contains:
- a CDS encoding recombinase family protein; its protein translation is MNEKLKVQSHHLERSAYLYIRQSSMRQVMENVESTKRQYDLRGRAIGLGWRDDQVTVIDSDQGVSGASASWREGFQHLVSDVGMGRAGIVMGLEVSRLARNNADWHRLLEICALADTLILDEDGVYDPANFNDRLLLGLKGTMSEAELHVIKARLRGGILNKARRGEYRCPLPTGFIYNEVGDVVLDPDAQIREMITHFFETFSRVGSATQTVKAFAKEGLLFPSRFRNSKRVVFQPLTTSAALRTLHNPRYAGVYAYGQRLYRRTVDGKKQIRKREPNEWLACIPDAHPSYISWDQFQHNLKALEANGQGYQTARISPPREGAALLQGRVICGRCGCHMRARYVTRRGQVDTWYVCSRAYVSRGEPHCQSIAGWPVDGAIGELIAAEMTPAAVELALEIRKEIEARYDEADKLRLRAVERAQIDADLAQRRFMLVDPNNRLVADTLEREWNDKLRMLADLREERESALRQDRATLDDAIRDRLIAMTADFKTVWCDPTLPNRERKRLLAYLVEDVTLLKFQAEGETRIHIRFRGGRTETLTTQNPKTSAQQVKTRPEVVELVDKLLDDHICAEIADILNARGIRPGGSARRGKADAQFTDLHVIYLVKQYGLRSRYDRLRERGMLTKAEACAKLGITECTLVRWARYGIVKRHAYNGYICLYELLEHVPAKQSSRWNQLAHRAEAIRRLNSSKCSDLKERAVV